GAATTCAGGGAGTAATTGAAGTTCTCAACAATCCTGAATACAAGGGCAATCCCGATAAACACCCGGAAATGGCCCTCAAAATCCGTGAAACCATAAAGGATTTTTTCAATTTCGAAGAGCTATCCAAACGCTCCGTGGGACGCCCTTGGCTTAAGTTTACCCCGGAAGAAAAAGAAAGATTTGTCTCTCTCTTCACCAACCTCCTAGAGCAGACCTACCTCGGGCGTGTCGGGGAATATTCCGGTGAAAAAGTCGCATTTGACAAAGAGACCATTATTAAGGGAAAATATGCTCAGGTTGATACACGTTTGCTGACCGGCAAACAGGATATCCCGGTTTTCTACCGCATGAAGCTTACTGACGGAGAATGGGATGTTTATGATGTAAAAATTGAAGGTGTAAGTTTGGTAAAGAACTATCGCACCCAATTTACCGGCATCCTTGATACTACTAATGACCAAACTTTCGAGGCCAGCAAGAAAGAACTTTTCATTCGCCTTGAAAAAAAATGCGCTGAACTTAAAACTAACCCCAAAGCTACTGCTGAAAACGGCATTAAATAACGGAAACAACCATGACCCGGAACTATTCCACAACAATTCTCGCCTTTCTGGTTCTGACAATGATCCTGCTGACCTTTCCTTCACAGGTAAGATCAGAGGACGCTAAGAACCCGGTAATGCTCGCGCAGGTAGGTGCCGGTGTAATCGGTGCCGTAGAAAACAATCCTGAAGAATACGCCGAGGATGAATTCAGCGAGGACATGTGGGGCGATTCCGCACATAACGAAGAAGCCAGTGCCTCTGATCCGTGGCAGGGCTATAACCGTGCGATGTTCAAGTTCAACGACTACCTGTATTTCAACATCATGAAACCCGTCACTAAGGGTTATATGTGGGCGGTTCCTCTCAGACCAAGGACTTGGACCAACAACTTTTTCCAGAACATGCTCTACCCCGTACGGTTGACAAGCTGTCTGCTACAGGGGAAATTTTATACAGCGGGAGCTGAAACATCCAAATTTGTTGCCAACTCACTCTTCGGACTGGGCGGACTCGGCAACGTTGTAGGTGAGGCACAGTCCACCATGCCCCTCTACCTCGGTAACGAGGACATGGGACAGACTTTCGGCGTCTGGGGTATCCCCAACGGTCCTTACTTTGTGCTGCCTTTCTTCGGTCCTTCCACCATCCGTGATTCTGTAGGTCTGGGAATCGACACCTTTGTGCTCAACCCCTTCTGGTGGTTCGGCATCCCTTGGTACTATTCCGCTTCAGCCGGAGCTTACAACCAGATCAACAAACTTTCATTCCACATCGGTGAATACGAATCCCTCAAGGAAGGCTCTATTGATCCTTACCTCGCTCTCAGAGATGCTTACCTGAGCTATCGGGCCAAACAGGTCAGGGATGCCAAGATTGATCCCAATAAGCCCAAACCGCAGATGACCACCAACCCGGATGCGGCCCCGCAGAAGTAATTCCCGTGAAAATCGCAGTTATATCTGACACCCACCTCCGTGAGCCGGACAACAGGCTCACGGAGGTTTTTAATAAGTATCTCGCAGATGCGGATCTGCTCCTGCATTGCGGGGACATGACCACCTTTTCCATGTGGCAATTCTTCTGTCAGCACCCAAATTTTCACGCAGCCCTAGGAAATTGTGATGAATGGGCACTTTCCGATTATCTGCAACCGCTGGAATCCGTAAATTTCCACGGATTGCGCATCGGCATAGCTCACGGTTGGGGATCACGTTCACAGGTATCCCGAAACGTAGCAGATTCCTTCGGGCCGAACTTTGATCTGGTCTGTTACGGGCACACCCATATTCAAGACTGGTCCATTGTCAGTGGAGTGCAGATGCTCAATCCCGGAAGCCTGACTTCCCCCCGCGATGAACGACCGCCCTGCGTGGCGATTGTGGAAGTGGACGAGGAGCAGAACATGGAATGCTCTTTCGTGCCTGTAGATTAACGCCTCCGGCGTATATGGTCCCGCCCAGAAGTCAAGCTTGGATTG
The sequence above is drawn from the Marinifilum sp. JC120 genome and encodes:
- a CDS encoding YfcE family phosphodiesterase, which translates into the protein MKIAVISDTHLREPDNRLTEVFNKYLADADLLLHCGDMTTFSMWQFFCQHPNFHAALGNCDEWALSDYLQPLESVNFHGLRIGIAHGWGSRSQVSRNVADSFGPNFDLVCYGHTHIQDWSIVSGVQMLNPGSLTSPRDERPPCVAIVEVDEEQNMECSFVPVD
- a CDS encoding VacJ family lipoprotein — encoded protein: MTRNYSTTILAFLVLTMILLTFPSQVRSEDAKNPVMLAQVGAGVIGAVENNPEEYAEDEFSEDMWGDSAHNEEASASDPWQGYNRAMFKFNDYLYFNIMKPVTKGYMWAVPLRPRTWTNNFFQNMLYPVRLTSCLLQGKFYTAGAETSKFVANSLFGLGGLGNVVGEAQSTMPLYLGNEDMGQTFGVWGIPNGPYFVLPFFGPSTIRDSVGLGIDTFVLNPFWWFGIPWYYSASAGAYNQINKLSFHIGEYESLKEGSIDPYLALRDAYLSYRAKQVRDAKIDPNKPKPQMTTNPDAAPQK
- a CDS encoding ABC transporter substrate-binding protein; translation: MKRTLSIVIIVLLLCLSAGAGFAAENSPMVRLRSGIQGVIEVLNNPEYKGNPDKHPEMALKIRETIKDFFNFEELSKRSVGRPWLKFTPEEKERFVSLFTNLLEQTYLGRVGEYSGEKVAFDKETIIKGKYAQVDTRLLTGKQDIPVFYRMKLTDGEWDVYDVKIEGVSLVKNYRTQFTGILDTTNDQTFEASKKELFIRLEKKCAELKTNPKATAENGIK